The Anaerolineales bacterium region AAGGTGCAATGGAGCTTCACAATCGCAGAAGTGAGCTTGGAACACCGCGGCAAGGTACTGCTCGGATGTGCAGCGCTGGGCAGAAAGCGTTTATAAGGATAGCCAGGCGATGGTGAAGAGAGTTCAGAAACTCTAGATTACGAATTCGCCATTCTTGTAGAAGACCTCACCATCAACCAGAATTTCAGAATCCTGGCGCAGGTCGCAGATCATGTCCCAGTGGATGGCGCTGGTGTTCTTGCTGCCAGTTTCCGGATAGCCGAGGCCCAGCGCCATATGGAACGAGCCGCCTATCTTTTCATCGAGCAGAATGTGGCCTGTGAAGCGGTCAATATCGGTATTGAGGCCAATGGCAAATTCGCCTACATAGCTGGCACCCTCGTCTGTAGCGAGCATTTGCCTTAGGTAAGCTTCCTGCGTGCGGGCGGTGGCGCTGACTACCTTGCCTTCATTGAACTTCAGCTCAATGTCTTCGACCACTACGCCATCTTCAATGGCGGGGTAGGTGTAGCGCACCCAGCCGTTCAGGGAATTCTCCACCGGGCCGGTGTAGATCTCTCCATCGGGCATGTTGTAAATACCGTGCGAATTCTTCCACTTGCGGTCTTTTACGGAAAGAGTCAGGTCCACATTGGGCCCGCGCAGCTGAATGCGGTCGTGCCCGGTGAGCGCGTCAATGTAGCGCTGCTGTTCCTGCTTGATCTTTAACCAATGGGCCACGGGGTCGGCTTCGTGGGCATGAACAGAGCGGAAGATGAAATCAGAGTATTCGGTCAAGCTCATTCCCGCCTGCATGGCGTAGCCTTGGGTGGGGAAGATGCTGGTCACCCACTTGAACTGGCCGGCGGCGGAGCGCTCGAACTGGTTCTTGAGGCTGGCGGAAAAGGCCGAGGCAGCGGCAGACTGCATTTGCGGGTCTACGCTGCTGAGGGCCTTGGTGTTGGCTTCTGACCATAGGCGGATACGAGCTTCGAAATCACGGTAGGCGAGGGCGGTGAACTCATTCTCCATGCGGGCGAGTTCCGGCGTGGCCAGGCTGAGGAAGAGGGCGCGCTGCTCGGGGAACTCCATTTGAAGATGTGGGCGGCCGCCACGCTCCACCACGCGTTTGAAGACCTCAACCACCAGTGGCATGGCCTCGGTGGTGGTTTCGATGATGACACGGTCACCCGGCTGAATGTTGGTGGAATAGTCAACCAGGATGCGGGCGAAATTTTCAATGCGCGGGTCTGCCAAGGGATCCTCCAGGAAGAATCGGATTATACGCCCCTGCCAACAGCGAGCTAAAAGTGCGGATGGTAGAATGCCTAATTCCACTGTAAAAGTGTCTATCCAATGAAACAACTCCTGCAAAACATGCGGGCGCGAAGCCCACACCTGGCGGATGTGCCTGTGCCAACCCCGCAGCCTGGCTTTGTGCTGGTGCGTAATGCCGCGTCGCTGGTTTCGGCGGGTACGGAGCGTATGGTGGTGGAATTTGCCGGCGCTTCGCTGCTGGGCAAGGCGCGCTCTCGGCCGGACCTGGTGCGCCAGACATTGGATAGAGCGCGCCGTGAGGGTCTGGCCAGCACGGCGCAAGCCGCGCTGGGCAGGTTGAGCGAGCCGATGGCCCTGGGCTATTCCAGCGCTGGAGTAGTGGTTGAGCTGGGTGAGGGAACGCAGGGGTTCCGCGCAGGTCAACGGGTGGCGTGCGCGGGCGGAAACTATGCCGTGCATGCAGAGTATGTGAGCGTACCGCGTAACCTGGTAGCGGTGCTGCCTGGCAAGGTGGGTTTTGAGGAAGCTGCATTCACCACGCTGGGCGCGATCGCCCTGCACGGTTTTCGATTAGCGAATGTGCAGTTGGGCGAGCGGGTGGCGGTGATCGGCATGGGTTTGCTGGGCCAGCTGGCGGCAAGCATTGCTGCGGCAGCCGGTTGCCGGGTGCTGGGGATCGATATTGACGCCAAGCGCGTGGCGCTGGCCACGGCCCGCGGCCTCCAGGCGATGGTGCGCAAGGAAGCCGCGGAGCGCAGCGCGGCGTTAACCCGCGGGCAGGGTTTTGATGCGGTACTGATCTGCGCTGATACGGAGTCGAACGACCCCGTGGAGCTGGCCGGCGAGATCGCCCGCGACCGCGCCACCGTGGTGGCCGTGGGCGCAGTGGGAATGAACGTGCCGCGGCGCAGCTATTTTGGCAAAGAGCTTAACTTCATCGTCTCGCGCTCGTATGGCCCGGGCCGCTATGACCCTGACTATGAAGAAGGTGGCCGTGATTACCCGATTGGCTATGTACGCTGGACTGAGGGCCGCAATCTGCAAGCCTTTGTGGACCTGATGGCAGCCGGCAAGGTCGATGTGAGCCAACTGATCAGCCACCGCTTCCCGATTGCCAATGCTCCCAAAGCCTATGAACTTATTCAGAGTGACAAGCCCTTTTTGGGCGTGCTGATCACGTACCCGGGCTCGGCCGTCAAGCCCAGTAAGGCCAGCCGGCGGGTTAATTTCGAAACCAAGCCGCTGAGCAAGGACAAGATCGGTTTGGGCGTGCTGGGAGCGGGCAACTATGCGCGCAACACGCTGCTGCCGGCGGTGCGCCCGCTGCGCAATTTGGAGCTGATCGGGATTACTTCGGCCAGTGGGCGGCCAGCGGCCGATCTTGGCAAGCGCTTCGGTTTCCGCTACGCATCCAGCGACGAGGCGCAGATACTGACTGACCGCAATGTGGACGCAGTCGCCATCCTGACGCGGCACCACTTGCACGCCAGCCAGACGCTGGCGGCGCTCAAGGCCGGTAAGCATGTGTTCTGCGAGAAGCCGCTGGCGCTGAATGAAAAGGAATTGGCGGCGGTGGAGCGCCAAGTGGCCAAGGCTGGTAGCCCGCTGCTGATGGGCGGTTTCAATCGCCGCTTCTCGCCAATGGGCCAGGACCTCAAGCAGTTCCTGGCCCGCCGCAGCCAGCCGCTGGCGGCCAACTTCCGCGTCAACGCCGGCACGCTGCCACCATACCACTGGCTGCATGACCCGGCGCGCGGCGGCGGGCGCATTGTGGGCGAGGCGTGCCACTTTATTGATTTCTTGATCTATTTGGTGGGGCAGGCGCCCAGTGCGGTGTATGCCGAGGCGCTGCCTGACGATGAACGCTACAAGCAGGACAATGTGCAGATCACGCTACGCTTTGCCGAAGGTTCGCTGGGGACGGTGACGTATTTGGCGAATGGCGACCGCTCGCTGTCCAAGGAGCGTTTGGAGCTGTTCTGCGGCGGCAAGGTGGCCGTTCTGCATGACTTCCGCCAGTTGGACCTGACCGAAGACGGGCAGACCACGACGCGGCGCGGCAAGCAGGACAAGGGCCACCGGGCGGGCGTGGCCGCCTTTTTGGCAGCGGTGCAGGCCGGCGGCCCGGCGCCGATCGCCTACGAGGAGCTGTTTGGCGGGGCGCGGGCAGCGTTTGGCGCGCTGCAGTCGTTGGAGACTGGCAAGCAGGTCGAGTTTTAGGCTAAAGCTGATCTTACGAAGTTGACTTGGAGATTGCTTCGTCGTTCAGCGGCAACGCCGCTTCCCGTCCTCGCAATGACGGATATTTTTTGTTACTCACACCCCTCTACTTTGTGAAATTTGACACCTTTTAACCCTTGTGATAAACTGAACTTAACCTACAATCATCAGAATATTCGCTCTGGTTTACCTTTGTAGGCCAACCAACTATGCTGCAAGACTACCTACCCATCGCAGTATTACTGATTATTTCAAGCGGCCTTGCCGTGCTGATCATCATTATCGGCAACATTATTGGTCCGCGCCGCACCAACAGCCGCAAGGCGGCTCCGTACGAATCGGGCATGCAGTCGATCGGCCCGGGCACTCGCCGTATGCCGGTGCGCTTCTATCTCATCGCGGTACTCTTTATTCTGTTTGATATTGAAGTCGTGTTCTTCCTGCCCTGGGCGGTCGTGTTCCGCCAACTGGGTGTGTTCGGCTTGATTGAGATGTTTGTGTTCATAGCCATCTTGCTGATCGGCTATGTGTACGCCTGGAAGAAAGGCGCGCTGGAATGGGACTAGAGCAAAAACTCGGCAATATGGGCATCGTCACCACCACGTTGGAGCAGGTGGTGAACTGGAGTCGCACGCGCGCCATGTGGCCGATGCTGTTTGGCCTGGCTTGCTGCGCCATCGAAATGATGGCCTCGCAAGGCGCCGACTACGACGCCAGCCGCTTTGGTATGGAATTGATGCGCGCCTCACCCCGCCAGGCTGACCTGATGATCGTGGCCGGCCGGGTAAGCCGTAAGATGGCCCCGGTGTTGCGCCGCCTGTATGACCAGATGCCTTCGCCCAAGTGGGTCGTCTCCATGGGAGACTGCGCCTCCTGCGGCGGTGTGTTCAACAACTACGCCATCGTCCAGGGTGTGGACGAGATCGTGCCGGTGGATGTGTATGTGGCCGGCTGCCCGCCGCGCCCTGAGGCGCTGATCCACGGCATCATGACCCTGCACGAGAAGATCAAGGGCGAAACGTTCAAGGACTGGGCGTAAGATGAAACCCGAACTGCAACCCGTGCTGGATGCGCTGCAAAGCGCATTTGGCGCGCATATCAGCGAGTTCCGCGAGCAGGTTAAGGCCACAATTGCGGCGGAACACATTGTGGAAGCGGCGCGCACCCTGCGGAATGCGCATGGCTTCAACATGCTGGCTGGTCTGAGCGCAGTCGATTACTGGCCGGAGCGCAAACCGCGCTTCCATGCCGTGTATGAGTTCAAGAACATTGCGCAGAAGCTGCGCCTGGAAGTGCGCGTGCCGCTGGACGGGGATGAGCCGAAGCTGCCCACGCTGACTGAAGTCTTCCCCAACGCCAACTGGCACGAGCGCGAGCTGTTGGACATGTTTGGCTTTGATATTGTTGGCCACCCTGACCCGCGCCGCATCCTGATGCCGGCTGATTGGGTAGGCCATCCCCTGCGTAAGGATTACCCGCTGGGGTACGAAGAAGTGCAGTTCAGCTTCAATTTCAAAGAAATTGACCAGCGCAAGCCGCGCCCGCAGGACTGAGCCGTATGAGCATTTCACAGCTTGAGATCACCCACGATGAGCTAAAGCACCTCGTTTCCGAGCGTGCTCAAACCGGCGAGACCCTGCTGCTCAACATGGGCCCGCAGCACCCCAGCACGCACGGCGTGCTGCGTTTGCTGCTGGAGCTGGACGGCGAGATCGTGGTGAATTGCATCCCCGATATCGGCTTTCTGCATACCGGCATCGAAAAGAACATGGAAGCCAAGACGTATGAGAAGGCGGAGGTAATGACCGACCGCCTGGACTACCTCAACACCATGGGCAACAATCTTGCCTACTGCCTGGCCGTTGAGAAGCTGGTGGACCTGGATGTGCCTGAGCGCGCCCAGGCCATCCGCGTGATCTTTGCTGAGTTGCAGCGGATCGCCTCGCACCTGGTGTGGCTGGGCACGCATGCGCTGGACCTGGCGGCCATGTCCATGTTCTTCTATTGTCTGAACCAGCGCGAGCGCATTCTGGACATTATGGAGATGTGCGCCGGCCAGCGCATGATGACGACCTATTTCCGCCCCGGTGGTTTGTGGCGGGATGTGCCGGCTGAGTTTGTGCCGGCGGTACGCGCTTTCATTGACAGCTTCCCGGCCGAAGTAGACCTGTATGAAGGTTTGTTGGACAAGAACCCCATCTTCCTGGATCGCACGAAGGGGATCGGCATCTATACTGGCGAAGAAGGTATTGCCTGGGGCATCACCGGCCCTTCGCTGCGCGGCTCGGGCGTTGCTTATGACCTGCGCAAGGAAGAGCCGTACAGCGGCTACGAGCAATATGACTTTGAGGTGTGCACCGAAGCTGAGGGCGATGTGTATGCGCGCTACCGCGTGCGCATGCGTGAGTTCCATGAGTCTCTGAAGATCATTCGCCAGGCGCTGGACAAATTGCCCAGCGGCCCGGTGCGCAGCAACAACCGCAAGTTTGTGCCCCCGCCGCGTGCTGAGCTGGGCGAGAGCATGGAAGCTGTGATCCATCACTTCAAGTTGTGGACGGAAGGCTTCCCTGCGCCCAAGAACTCGATCTATCTGCCGGTGGAATCGCCGCGTGGCGAGCTGGGCGTGTTGTTGGAGGGCGACGGCGGCCCCAAGCCATACCGCTGCCACTGGCGCACTCCTTCTTTTGTAAACTTGCAGATCCTGCCCAAGATCTCTCAGGGCTGCTATGTGGCAGACCTGGTGGCGATCATTGGCAGCATTGACATCGTACTTGGAGATACTGACCGGTGAACCCGCTGCGTGAGCGTTACGGCCAGGAGATCGACGACATCCTGGCAAAGTATCCGCAGGAGCAGAAGCGCTCGGCGGTGATGCCCTTGCTGTATGTGGCCCAGCGTGAGCACGGCTACGTGACGCGTGAGCATCTGGACCAGATCGGCGAAGTGCTCTCGATCGCTCCTACGGAAGTGGCCTCGATCGTTGGCTTTTACACTCTGTATCATGACACGCCGGGCGGCAAGTATCGCCTGCAGGTGTGCAATGACCTGCCGTGTGCCCTGCGTGGCGCTGACCAGTTCCTGGAAGGCGTGTGCGAGCACTTGAACGTGCGCCCCGGTGAAACTACTGAGGATGGCGTGGTGACTGTGGAAGCGGTGATGTGCCTGGCGGCGTGCGACAAGGCGCCAATGTTCCAGGTGCAGAGCCGTGAGGGCATCAGCTATCACGAGAACCAGACCGTGCAGAGCACGGTCGCCCTGGTGGACGGCTGGCGCAAGGAGGAGATGTAATGAACGAGATCCTTCTGCGCCACCGCGATATTAAGGATATTGGCCAGCTTTCGGTGTACCGCGAGCATGAAGGCTTCGACGCGTTCAAACGCGCCGTTACTGGCATGAAGCCGGACGAAGTGACCGAGATGGTCAAAGCCTCCGGCCTGCGCGGCCGCGGCGGAGCGGGTTTCTCCACTGGGATGAAGTGGTCCTTCATTGATAAGAATGCCTGGCCGCACTATGTAGTCGTCAATGCGGACGAGTCAGAGCCCGGTACTTTCAAAGACCGCGAGATCATGGAAAGCAACCCGTTCCAGTTCCTGGAAGGGGTGATGCTGTGTGCCTACGCAGTGGGCGCACACACTGCGTACATTTATCTGCGCGGCGAGTTCTGGGAGCTGGCCGCGTATTTGGATGCGTGCATCGCCGAACTGGAGAAAGAAGGCCTGCTGGGTGATGGCCTGTTTGGCGGCGAATATAGCCTGCGCATTCATACCCATTTGGGTGCGGGCGCGTATATCTGCGGTGAAGAGACCGCGCTGCTCGAATCGCTGGAAGGCAAGCTGGGCCAGCCGCGTCTGCGCCCGCCGTTCCCGCCCAGTTTTGGTTTGTACGGAAAGCCGACCATCGTCAACAACGTGGAGACGCTGGCGAATGTGCCCTTGATCGTGCAGAAGGGCGTGGATTGGTTCCGCGGTTTTGGCACCGAGAAGAGCCCGGGTACCAAGGTTTTCAGTCTGTCAGGCAACGTGGTCAAGCCGGGCAACTATGAGCTGCCGCTGGGCACCACGTTCCGCGAGCTGATCTATACGCATGGCGGCGGTATCACCGATGGCCGCGCCATCAAAGCCATCATGCCGGCCGGCGCATCGTCCTCACTGATCGTGGCGGATGACAAGGCGCTGGATACGCCGATGGACTACGAGAGCGTGCCGAGTGTTGGCGCCATGTTGGGCTCAGCCTCCATCATTGTGGTGGACGAGAGCGTGAGCATGGACTGGCTGATCAACAAGACCATGCACTTCTTCCAGCACGAGTCGTGCGGCAAGTGCACCCCGTGCCGCGAAGGCACGTATTGGATGCGCCACCTGACCGAACGCATCCACCATAATCAGGCCACCTGGGATGATGTAATTCTGCTGCAGGATGTTGCCAGTAACGTGAAGGGCAAGTGCCTGTGCGCGCTGGGCGACTTCTCCACTGAAGCGGTGATCTCGAGCATTACGCGTTTCCGTGGTGATTTTGAGACCAAAGTAGGGATGCCGATAAGCGCTCCGGCGGATGCTGAACTGAAAGAAGTGAGCAACTAAGATGGCTGTTGCCGACACGACTACCCAACAAAAACTCGTTACGCTGACGATTGACGACCAGCAGATCAGCGTAGCGCCCGGCACTCTGGTGGTGGATGCTGCCAAGCGGGCCGGCATTGATATCCCGGTATTCTGCTACCACCCCAAGATGGAACCGGTGGGCATGTGCCGCATGTGCCTGGTGGAAGTGGGCCGCCCGGTGCTGGACCGCGCAACCGGCCAGCCGGTGGTGGGCGAAGACGGCCAGCCGCAAGTTCAGTTTGGCCCCAAGCTGGAGACCGGCTGCACCGTGCCGGTGAGCGAAGGCATGGTAGTGCGCGGCTACACCGAGAAGGTCAAGGACGCGCGCGACGAGGTGCTGGAGTTTCTGCTCACCTCGCACCCGCTGGACTGCCCGATCTGCGACAAGGGCGGCGAGTGCCCGCTGCAGAACCTGACCATGAAGTTTGGCCCGGGCCAGACGCGCTTTATCTACGACGAGAAGATTCGCCTGGACAAGCATGTGCCGCTGGGCGACTTGATCTTCCTCGACCGCGAGCGCTGCATTCAATGTGCGCGCTGCACGCGCTTCCAGACCGAGATCGCGGATGATCCTGTAATCGGGTTCAGTGAGCGCGGCCGCAAGCTGGAGATCGTGACCTTTTCTGACCCGGGCTTTGACTCGTACTGGTCGGGCAATACGACTGATATCTGCCCGGTGGGTGCACTGACCACGGCTGACTTCCGCTTTGGGGCGCGGCCATGGGAGCTCAAGTCGGTCGCTTCGATCTGTACGCACTGCCCGGTGAACTGCAACACCACGTTGAATACACGTCGCGAGGCCAAATCTGGCGGCAAGTCTGTGGTGAAGCGCATCATGCCGCGCCAGAACGAACTGGTGAACGAGATCTGGCTGTGCGACAAGGGCCGCTTTGTATATCAGTACACTGAAGAGGCCAACCGCATCACCCGCGCGCTGGTGCGCAAGAACAACCAACTGGAAGCCGCCAGTTGGGATGATGCGCTGGGGGTAGTGGCCGACAAAGTCAAGAAATCCGGCGGCAAGCTGACCACCGTAGTGAGCGGCCGCTTGAGCAACGAAGACTATTACAACGTGAAGGCCTTTACCGAAGCGGCCAAGGGCCAGATCGCCCTATATAGCAATATGGCCGGTGGTGACCTGGTGAGCCAGGTGGGCCTCGGCCAGGGAAGCAACCTGGCGGACCTGGGCAAGGGCGATGCGATCCTGGTGATCGCCAGTGACCTGGAAGAAGAAGCCTCCATGTGGTGGCTGCGGGTCAAGCAGGCCGCCGAGCGCGGCGCTACGCTGATCGTCGCCAGCCCGCGCCGCACCAAGCTTGAGCACGATGCCACGCATGTGGTGCGCTACGCTTACGGCGAAGAAGCCGCGGCCGTGCATGCCCTGCTGGACAGCGTATCCCCCAAGCGCCCGGAGCAGACTGAAACCGTCAAGCGCTTGATGCATCAGGATGAAGTTAAAGAGGCCGCCAAGGATA contains the following coding sequences:
- a CDS encoding bi-domain-containing oxidoreductase, with the protein product MKQLLQNMRARSPHLADVPVPTPQPGFVLVRNAASLVSAGTERMVVEFAGASLLGKARSRPDLVRQTLDRARREGLASTAQAALGRLSEPMALGYSSAGVVVELGEGTQGFRAGQRVACAGGNYAVHAEYVSVPRNLVAVLPGKVGFEEAAFTTLGAIALHGFRLANVQLGERVAVIGMGLLGQLAASIAAAAGCRVLGIDIDAKRVALATARGLQAMVRKEAAERSAALTRGQGFDAVLICADTESNDPVELAGEIARDRATVVAVGAVGMNVPRRSYFGKELNFIVSRSYGPGRYDPDYEEGGRDYPIGYVRWTEGRNLQAFVDLMAAGKVDVSQLISHRFPIANAPKAYELIQSDKPFLGVLITYPGSAVKPSKASRRVNFETKPLSKDKIGLGVLGAGNYARNTLLPAVRPLRNLELIGITSASGRPAADLGKRFGFRYASSDEAQILTDRNVDAVAILTRHHLHASQTLAALKAGKHVFCEKPLALNEKELAAVERQVAKAGSPLLMGGFNRRFSPMGQDLKQFLARRSQPLAANFRVNAGTLPPYHWLHDPARGGGRIVGEACHFIDFLIYLVGQAPSAVYAEALPDDERYKQDNVQITLRFAEGSLGTVTYLANGDRSLSKERLELFCGGKVAVLHDFRQLDLTEDGQTTTRRGKQDKGHRAGVAAFLAAVQAGGPAPIAYEELFGGARAAFGALQSLETGKQVEF
- a CDS encoding NADH-quinone oxidoreductase subunit B, which produces MGLEQKLGNMGIVTTTLEQVVNWSRTRAMWPMLFGLACCAIEMMASQGADYDASRFGMELMRASPRQADLMIVAGRVSRKMAPVLRRLYDQMPSPKWVVSMGDCASCGGVFNNYAIVQGVDEIVPVDVYVAGCPPRPEALIHGIMTLHEKIKGETFKDWA
- the nuoD gene encoding NADH dehydrogenase (quinone) subunit D, which translates into the protein MSISQLEITHDELKHLVSERAQTGETLLLNMGPQHPSTHGVLRLLLELDGEIVVNCIPDIGFLHTGIEKNMEAKTYEKAEVMTDRLDYLNTMGNNLAYCLAVEKLVDLDVPERAQAIRVIFAELQRIASHLVWLGTHALDLAAMSMFFYCLNQRERILDIMEMCAGQRMMTTYFRPGGLWRDVPAEFVPAVRAFIDSFPAEVDLYEGLLDKNPIFLDRTKGIGIYTGEEGIAWGITGPSLRGSGVAYDLRKEEPYSGYEQYDFEVCTEAEGDVYARYRVRMREFHESLKIIRQALDKLPSGPVRSNNRKFVPPPRAELGESMEAVIHHFKLWTEGFPAPKNSIYLPVESPRGELGVLLEGDGGPKPYRCHWRTPSFVNLQILPKISQGCYVADLVAIIGSIDIVLGDTDR
- the nuoG gene encoding NADH-quinone oxidoreductase subunit NuoG, with translation MAVADTTTQQKLVTLTIDDQQISVAPGTLVVDAAKRAGIDIPVFCYHPKMEPVGMCRMCLVEVGRPVLDRATGQPVVGEDGQPQVQFGPKLETGCTVPVSEGMVVRGYTEKVKDARDEVLEFLLTSHPLDCPICDKGGECPLQNLTMKFGPGQTRFIYDEKIRLDKHVPLGDLIFLDRERCIQCARCTRFQTEIADDPVIGFSERGRKLEIVTFSDPGFDSYWSGNTTDICPVGALTTADFRFGARPWELKSVASICTHCPVNCNTTLNTRREAKSGGKSVVKRIMPRQNELVNEIWLCDKGRFVYQYTEEANRITRALVRKNNQLEAASWDDALGVVADKVKKSGGKLTTVVSGRLSNEDYYNVKAFTEAAKGQIALYSNMAGGDLVSQVGLGQGSNLADLGKGDAILVIASDLEEEASMWWLRVKQAAERGATLIVASPRRTKLEHDATHVVRYAYGEEAAAVHALLDSVSPKRPEQTETVKRLMHQDEVKEAAKDIAAAENLVVFYGSDGTDLAASESLAAAAANLLIATGHVGKPNNGLVAVWDKSNVQGAWELGLRPSGDLAALMKDAEVLYLVGVDPSGDDPQLAAAVDAAKFVVVQELAETKTTQTADVVLPAQAFTEREGTLTSGERRVQRYYPAVPAVGEARADFAIAAQLGNLLGANLEAVSAGRVFAQVAEANEAYKGLTLEHLAEVTEQWPIIGRADVYYGGTTYDNKSGLGVQVSTAADRGETPVLSFAQPLERAHGDGLLAVPVTTLYDRGNMISKSTLLHNRLQKPQVTLSPDDAERLGLEHGQSTKVTVNGVQAAVTAYIDNSVPRGTVLIPRSLGLPISGPYTLKVEA
- a CDS encoding aminopeptidase, encoding MADPRIENFARILVDYSTNIQPGDRVIIETTTEAMPLVVEVFKRVVERGGRPHLQMEFPEQRALFLSLATPELARMENEFTALAYRDFEARIRLWSEANTKALSSVDPQMQSAAASAFSASLKNQFERSAAGQFKWVTSIFPTQGYAMQAGMSLTEYSDFIFRSVHAHEADPVAHWLKIKQEQQRYIDALTGHDRIQLRGPNVDLTLSVKDRKWKNSHGIYNMPDGEIYTGPVENSLNGWVRYTYPAIEDGVVVEDIELKFNEGKVVSATARTQEAYLRQMLATDEGASYVGEFAIGLNTDIDRFTGHILLDEKIGGSFHMALGLGYPETGSKNTSAIHWDMICDLRQDSEILVDGEVFYKNGEFVI
- a CDS encoding NAD(P)H-dependent oxidoreductase subunit E, whose amino-acid sequence is MNPLRERYGQEIDDILAKYPQEQKRSAVMPLLYVAQREHGYVTREHLDQIGEVLSIAPTEVASIVGFYTLYHDTPGGKYRLQVCNDLPCALRGADQFLEGVCEHLNVRPGETTEDGVVTVEAVMCLAACDKAPMFQVQSREGISYHENQTVQSTVALVDGWRKEEM
- a CDS encoding NADH-quinone oxidoreductase subunit C; this encodes MKPELQPVLDALQSAFGAHISEFREQVKATIAAEHIVEAARTLRNAHGFNMLAGLSAVDYWPERKPRFHAVYEFKNIAQKLRLEVRVPLDGDEPKLPTLTEVFPNANWHERELLDMFGFDIVGHPDPRRILMPADWVGHPLRKDYPLGYEEVQFSFNFKEIDQRKPRPQD
- the ndhC gene encoding NADH-quinone oxidoreductase subunit A, whose protein sequence is MLQDYLPIAVLLIISSGLAVLIIIIGNIIGPRRTNSRKAAPYESGMQSIGPGTRRMPVRFYLIAVLFILFDIEVVFFLPWAVVFRQLGVFGLIEMFVFIAILLIGYVYAWKKGALEWD
- the nuoF gene encoding NADH-quinone oxidoreductase subunit NuoF yields the protein MNEILLRHRDIKDIGQLSVYREHEGFDAFKRAVTGMKPDEVTEMVKASGLRGRGGAGFSTGMKWSFIDKNAWPHYVVVNADESEPGTFKDREIMESNPFQFLEGVMLCAYAVGAHTAYIYLRGEFWELAAYLDACIAELEKEGLLGDGLFGGEYSLRIHTHLGAGAYICGEETALLESLEGKLGQPRLRPPFPPSFGLYGKPTIVNNVETLANVPLIVQKGVDWFRGFGTEKSPGTKVFSLSGNVVKPGNYELPLGTTFRELIYTHGGGITDGRAIKAIMPAGASSSLIVADDKALDTPMDYESVPSVGAMLGSASIIVVDESVSMDWLINKTMHFFQHESCGKCTPCREGTYWMRHLTERIHHNQATWDDVILLQDVASNVKGKCLCALGDFSTEAVISSITRFRGDFETKVGMPISAPADAELKEVSN